In the Onychostoma macrolepis isolate SWU-2019 chromosome 09, ASM1243209v1, whole genome shotgun sequence genome, one interval contains:
- the p2ry8 gene encoding P2Y purinoceptor 8 gives MNDSQKDDVKMDNDTLAVFDNKLASEIVSAIYVIVTLANLSGNGISLFLLLMRTSPKTPSIIFMINLTITDLIVGTVLPFQIAYQMQGYNWTLGAGMCNVLTVVFFVNMYCSILFMTAISADRYLGIVKPMRFREMRRRKTYAIFACVFIWLLVLVILNPLESTQLTYEVKERNITTCFDVLRKDMLPSIAHWAGFLFGMFIILFLCPFIITVYCYISIICVLVKKTNSQQKGRAVRLACIVLFVFIFCFAPNNILLLAHSIARLFYNKSLYIYYKLSLSLSCINSCIDPFIYYFASKEFRRKLRQMLRLQTLSTGETQMIEGHRESFFSGRTTCDANEDCDNF, from the coding sequence ATGAATGACTCACAAAAAGACGACGTCAAAATGGACAATGACACCTTGGCCGTGTTTGACAACAAATTGGCCAGTGAAATTGTGTCAGCCATCTATGTCATTGTGACCCTTGCCAACCTGAGCGGTAACGGCATCTCTCTGTTTCTGTTACTGATGCGCACCTCTCCGAAAACCCCCTCCATCATCTTCATGATCAACCTCACCATCACTGACCTGATAGTGGGCACTGTGCTCCCCTTTCAGATTGCCTACCAAATGCAGGGCTACAATTGGACTTTGGGTGCAGGCATGTGCAATGTACTAACGGTGGTTTTCTTCGTTAACATGTACTGCTCCATTTTATTCATGACTGCTATTAGCGCCGACCGCTACCTGGGGATTGTGAAACCGATGCGCTTCAGAGAAATGAGGAGGAGGAAAACATATGCAATTTTTGCCTGTGTATTCATATGGCTGCTAGTCCTTGTAATTCTGAACCCACTAGAAAGCACACAACTGACATATGAAGTAAAAGAGCGCAATATCACCACATGTTTTGACGTGTTGAGGAAGGACATGCTCCCGAGCATTGCTCACTGGGCGGGCTTCCTTTTTGGCATGTTCATCATCCTCTTCCTCTGTCCGTTCATCATAACAGTGTACTGCTACATTAGCATCATCTGCGTCCTGGTCAAAAAGACCAATAGTCAACAGAAAGGCCGTGCTGTGCGGTTGGCGTGCATCGTTCTGTTCgtgttcattttttgttttgctccCAATAACATATTACTCTTGGCCCACTCAATCGCAAGGCTGTTCTACAACAAGTCTCTCTATATCTACTATAAGCTCTCCCTGTCTCTTAGCTGCATTAATAGTTGCATAGAtccatttatttactattttgcaTCGAAAGAGTTTCGTCGGAAGCTGAGGCAAATGCTGAGGTTGCAGACTCTCAGTACTGGAGAGACGCAAATGATTGAGGGTCATAGAGAAAGCTTTTTCTCTGGACGTACAACGTGCGATGCAAATGAAGACTGTGacaatttttaa